CTCGATCAACTTATCCGCTAGATGGAAATAGCGCTCATCATGACTGATCACGATCACGGTTTTACCGCGCTGTTTTAGCTCAAAAAGAATCTGATTGTAGAAAATTTCTCGGAAAAAGGGATCTTGATCGGAGGACCATTCGTCAAATAGATAGACGGGGCGATCTTCTAGATAGGCAGTTAGCAAAGCCAGGCGCTTCCGTTGACCCTGTGATAAATCCAATGTAGAAAGCTTGCCATCACTCACCTTAACCTTACGGTCGAGCTGGAGTTGCTCTAAAAAGCCATGAACTTTGTCATCCAAGGTTTCTGTTGAGATACCAAACAATGTTTCAAACAGATAAAAATCTGCAAATACGGCAGAAAATAATTGCCGATAGGCATCTCTTTGAGTGGCTGAAACATTATTTCCATCCCATAGAATCTTGCCTGAATTAGGTTCATACAGTCCAACAATCAACTTTGCTAGAGTCGATTTGCCACTACCATTCCCCCCTATGATAAAGATCAGTTCACCTGGGCTAAATGAAAGATCTATCGGCCCTAGGGTGAACTGCTCGTCTTTTTCTGTCCAATAGATGTGGGTAACTTGCACCATTTCAATCCGATCTTCAAGTAACGATTGCGAGGATCTCATGACATTAGGATATTCAGGTTTCTCTGCAATGGAGAGACCAAGCTCTTCGATTTTCTTGAGGGCAACACTCCCTCGGCTAATTGCGGGAAGCATCGAGATGATCCCTTCGATGGGCCGAGATAAGTAAGTGATAGTTAGGACATAAGAAGACAATATAATTGTGGTTACAGAGGTATAAAGGGGCAACACAAACACGAGGAAACCCATGACTCCAAAAAACATTAAATTACTCGTATTTAAAGTCACAGCAACGATACTTTCTGCCCGTATTTCATAATCACGACAATCAGCTGCTGTAGCCTCAAAGTCTTTCTCTAGAAATTCCATGCGACGAGGGGTATGTAGTTTCAGCTCTTTAACGCCTTGTATTATCGAGCGGAAATACCTCAAAAGTAAATCTTGCCGGTCTCGGGCCAAGCGTATTAGTTTGTGAACATAGTTCAGCATCAACTGAATGATGATGATTGCAACTACAATCACTACAAGTATCATTAAAAATATAAATTTTGATATCAAGGCAAGATAAGCCATACAGCCGATCACAAGGGCCAGGTTAACGAATAGTAGCGGGAGGGAAAACAAGGTGTTTGAAATAGCTTCAATATCATCAGTTAGAGTTGCTAAAATACGATTTTCACCTAATTCTTCCAGCCTTCGGAGCGGACAAGCCAGAATGCGATGACTCAACTGAAGGCGCATTTTGAAAATTGCTTGCTGAGATAACCGCGCTAGCAAAATTTGGGAAATAATGCCTGAAACAAGGGTAATTAGTGCCAGACCAATGAAGCCCCAGAGCAACAGTTGACTCGCTTTGTCAGAATTATCGATCGCCTCATTTAGCGAGGCAATTAACAAAGCACTACCTGCACCACTGAGTCCCCCAGCAATGAGAGCAGCTACCAAAGCTTTCCATGAAGAACGCAACAAAAAAATGACTAGGTTCATGGGCTTACTTGTCTAAAATCTCTATCGTCATGAAAAATCAAAACTCAGCCTCCTATATTCAATCAAAACCCTGTAAAACTTTATAATATCTCTTGTTTTACCTACTTACCATGCTCTCATTATCGAATGTTCTAATTCTTGTACTTTTGTTCACAATCTGATTTATTTCCCCATGGTAGCACCTACTTTACCCTGGTCTCTCGTGTCCGGAAGTATGGATTTACTATTCTCGAATGCTTCACAAGCTTCTTATGCCGACTTAAATTGTCCGGTTCCTATCGGGTAATATTGCTGCAACGTTTACCAATGTCTCTGGTTCACTGGATTATCTACCGATCTGCTCACATTATGCTCCACTTGCTCCCCAAATTCTTTCTTATTCTTATTTGGGCATGCCTTATGCTCATCGGTTATAACTTTCTCTGTCCCTGGGCCCCACTCTGATGCCTGGTGCAAAAAAATCTGTATCGGCATTCTCGTCTCGGTACTTGGAGAGCATCGAATACGCCAAAATCCCCCCGCCCATCCAAACCACGGTATGGACAATAACATTTTCCTTTGACTTAGACTAAGGTTTTATCCATCTACTAACCTCGACTGACTTCTTTACCATTTCTCCGCTTTCCTACCATCTGTTCGCGTAAATCTCGGTAAAGCTTACTTGCCAATCCCTGACGGTCTGGTGGGCAAAGGAAACACCTCGTAATTTGGAATCTCCGAAATAACTCGGAGGGTCTGTTTGCAGTAAAACCCATACAATCAAGCCTGGAAAGAAAAACGGTTGAAACTTTCAGATAATTGAAGAGAGTGCAAGCGCGCTCTTTATGGTGTGTTTGAATTCACAGCAACTGAAAACAATGTAGCTCAGCTATTTCTGATGCTGGAACTGGGCAGTATAATTGAATTGGTTGTGGGTGGCATTGAATGGCATATGTATGGCATGAAAACTGTTTTCAGGATATTTGAAAACAGAATGCACATTTTTTATATTTGAGTTCTGACACTTTACTACCCAGCTCCATCATTAACTACAACATGGCTATCATTTCGAACCTGTTGACACGTAGCGATAGTAGCTGGATGTTGACAAGATGGATATGTTAAAGCTGGATTAGCCGACCACTTAGCATCACCTCATCTGGCATGACTACTATGAATTCTAAGCAACGTTTGAACCTATTGAAAGGCATCGATTCTAAATTAGCTTTTGAATAGCCAATTAAGTGATCTCAATCTGGATTGTGCATTTCGGGGGGTTATGCAACAAAACTTTGATCTAACTTGCTTTGCTATGCGACTTAATGGGCATAGGCGAACTCAGGAGTTCGCCTATGTCGGGCTCATCCAGCCTATTCCATCTTGCGTCGGAGACTCAGTGGACGCATGTCTGTCCAGACGGTCTTTATGTAATCCAGGCACTCTTGCTTGGTTCCCCTCTTGCCGTCATCGCGCCATCCTAGTGCATTGTCACGGTCCTCCGGACAGATTGAGTATTGTTCTTCGCCATTGACAACAACTTTGTACATGACGTGATTTTCTTCTGAGAGCATTGTAATTCCTTCCTACTCTTTCAAACTATGACAACTTGAAGCATAAGCGGCAATCAAGAAAGCTCTTATTGAGAGTCAATATTGATTATCGACCATGCCCGTCTGTTCAGTTGCAATTCTAACCCGTATCACCCACTAATTGCATTGGCGCGTGAAATCAGGCTAATCGCCCCAAACTCTGGCAACTGAATTTGTTCTCCATGCTGGCATGGCTTGAGCGTTATTGCCCGCAGCAAAGGGGCGTTGTTATCACTGACTTTTGCTTAATCACGATAATTTCGACTTTATGGTTTGAAACAGATTTCAGCCCTGGCTGACTGACAGAGCGCATGAAAACCCAGGGTGTCAAATTTTTTGTGTAAGCAAGTGGATCGCAGTCGGTGAAGCACTCGGGATGCTCGATGCCAAATCGCGATAGCGCTTCCAGTTTGCCAGTGGCATCGTCCATTTCTAGGCAATCTTCTCCAGCGCTAGGTAGAGCAACTTGAAGACCACTGCTTCTGACGGAAACGACGCCATGGTCTTCAATACCTTCCGCAACGATTTGTTCTGTGATTCAATTGAGTTGGTCGTGTCAATCACTCGCCGGATTTCCGGCAGGTAACCGAAGAACGGTATGACTTGCTCCCAGTGTCGCAACCACATCGCGCTGATGGTCGGATCGGTGGCGTCCCACTTCTCGGCGAACTACGCTCGTGCTTCCTCGGCGGTCGCTACCGTCACCGCGCGTTAAATCGCTTTCAGGAACGCTGCTACGGTCTTTCGCTGCTTCCAGCCAACGTACTTAAGCAAGTTGTGCAACAGGTGCACCAGACACAGTTGCACCCCGGTCTCGGGCAAGCTCGCGGCAATCGCCTCGGAAAACCTGCTCAGCGCGTCGACGCAGGCGATCAAGATGCGCTCCACTCCCCGGTTCTTCAAGTCCGTCAACACCGAAACAAGAACATGGCGCCTTCGTTCGGCGACAGCTACATCCCTAGGACATCCCTATGTCCATCTTGGGTTACCCCAGCACCAGATAAATCGACACCGACCGCTCCCGCCCGTCCTGGCGGACTTTCACCTGCAAGGCATCGAGCCAGACAATCGGGTAGATTGTCGATAGTAATCGAGACTGTCACTGGCACAGCTCGGGCAGCACGGTATCGGTGACCTGACCGATCGACTCGGGGGAGATGTCCACGCCATAGAGGTCGCGCAGTTGTGCCCGAAGTTCTCGGGCGCTGCTCCCGCGGGCAGAGAGCGCCAGATTCCTTTCGTCTATCTCTGCTAGGCGAAGTTGACTTTTGGGCACGAGGACGGGCGTAAATTCGCTTCGGCGGTCGCTCGGAATCTGCAACTCTAGGCTGCCCTGTTTGCAGTGGACGGTTTTGGCGCGAGTCGCCGTTGCGACTGTTGGGCAGCGCATTGGGGTCGGCAGCCTGCTGCTAGAGGTGGTGGGTCAATTTGCCTTGGAGGGCGTGTTCGACCAAGCGGGTGGTGAGCTGTTGAGCAGCCCCTGCTCGCTGAGGATTTGCTCGGTACCGGATTAATGCTGCAGACGTTGGTTGAGAAGCTAGTCGGTTTCGGAGGGTTCTGAGTTACTTCCGGGCATGGGTTTGCGGTCTCCTATTGGGTTATCTCTCTGACCGCTTACACAAAAAAACGTTTTGAGCTCCTTGCTGACTCTCCTTCCAAGCTTGCGTTTCCGCTCTCAGTACCTCGGTTGACCCGATGCACCGACTAACCAGGCATGCGGGCTTATCGAGCTCGATTCATTCTCGGCAATGTTCAGCCAACTGCAGTGTATGGTGTGTAGTTAAACTCTCCCTGCCGCACCAGCTCTCGCACCTCCTGCGGCAGCTTAACTCCCTCGTCTGTGATGCAGTTTTTGAGCATCTTAGGGAAGACAAAGCTACGCATTTGATTGGGCTTCTTAAATCGTGGTATTCCCGACCGCTTCAATCGCCACGACTCCAAAGCCGCTTCCAGCTTTCGGATAACTTGTTGAAGCACCTGGGGGCATTAACGGGCTTGAGTCTGGGAAAATCAGCTTTGCCGAAGTTAGAGTGACTTGCACTATCGTGCATAGCTGGGAAATAGCGCATCCGCAGGCAAGAT
The genomic region above belongs to Rubidibacter lacunae KORDI 51-2 and contains:
- a CDS encoding cyclic peptide export ABC transporter, with amino-acid sequence MNLVIFLLRSSWKALVAALIAGGLSGAGSALLIASLNEAIDNSDKASQLLLWGFIGLALITLVSGIISQILLARLSQQAIFKMRLQLSHRILACPLRRLEELGENRILATLTDDIEAISNTLFSLPLLFVNLALVIGCMAYLALISKFIFLMILVVIVVAIIIIQLMLNYVHKLIRLARDRQDLLLRYFRSIIQGVKELKLHTPRRMEFLEKDFEATAADCRDYEIRAESIVAVTLNTSNLMFFGVMGFLVFVLPLYTSVTTIILSSYVLTITYLSRPIEGIISMLPAISRGSVALKKIEELGLSIAEKPEYPNVMRSSQSLLEDRIEMVQVTHIYWTEKDEQFTLGPIDLSFSPGELIFIIGGNGSGKSTLAKLIVGLYEPNSGKILWDGNNVSATQRDAYRQLFSAVFADFYLFETLFGISTETLDDKVHGFLEQLQLDRKVKVSDGKLSTLDLSQGQRKRLALLTAYLEDRPVYLFDEWSSDQDPFFREIFYNQILFELKQRGKTVIVISHDERYFHLADKLIELDYGQRIS
- a CDS encoding MbtH family protein, translated to MLSEENHVMYKVVVNGEEQYSICPEDRDNALGWRDDGKRGTKQECLDYIKTVWTDMRPLSLRRKME